One window from the genome of Cryptomeria japonica chromosome 6, Sugi_1.0, whole genome shotgun sequence encodes:
- the LOC131037502 gene encoding histone H1 — MAFTDENAPVVSAPAAEDAAAPAKAEEKAAKAPKAKAPKEKKPKATKGSKPAPAHPSYTEMVTEAISSLKERTGSSPHAIAKFLEDKYKNVLPPNFKKKLFVQIKGMVAKGKLTKVKASYKLSEAAKKPVAKPKAAKKPVAKPKAAAAKPKTAAKPKTAAKPKSVAKPKAVAKPKAVKPAPKKAPAAAKPAAKPPAPKPKPVAKKPAAAKPAVAVKKPAAAKPKKPKTVKSAKKAPAKGKSPAKAPAAKKAKKAA, encoded by the exons ATGGCGTTTACAGACGAGAATGCACCAGTTGTGAGCGCTCCTGCTGCAGAGGATGCGGCCGCACCAGCCAAGGCTGAAGAGAAGGCTGCCAAGGCTCCCAAGGCCAAGGCTCCCAAGGAAAAAAAGCCTAAGGCTACCAAGGGTTCGAAGCCCGCACCTGCTCATCCTTCCTACACTGAG ATGGTGACGGAAGCCATTAGCAGTCTGAAGGAGAGAACTGGCTCCAGTCCTCATGCTATTGCGAAGTTTCTGGAAGATAAGTACAAGAATGTCCTGCCGCCTAATTTTAAGAAGAAGCTCTTTGTTCAGATCAAGGGCATGGTTGCCAAGGGCAAGCTCACAAAGGTCAAGGCTTCCTACAAATTGTCTGAGGCGGCAAAGAAGCCTGTAGCAAAGCCAAAGGCAGCAAAGAAGCCTGTCGCAAAGCCTAAGGCGGCTGCAGCAAAGCCTAAGACTGCGGCCAAGCCTAAAACTGCTGCGAAGCCCAAATCTGTAGCCAAGCCTAAGGCCGTTGCCAAGCCAAAGGCCGTGAAGCCTGCTCCTAAGAAGGCTCCTGCTGCCGCTAAGCCTGCTGCCAAACCCCCCGCTCCCAAGCCAAAGCCTGTTGCCAAGAAGCCTGCTGCTGCTAAGCCTGCTGTAGCTGTGAAGAAGCCTGCCGCCGCCAAGCCTAAGAAGCCGAAGACTGTGAAATCCGCCAAGAAGGCTCCTGCCAAGGGGAAATCCCCTGCCAAGGCGCCTGCTGCTAAGAAGGCTAAGAAGGCGGCTTGA